In Pueribacillus theae, a single window of DNA contains:
- a CDS encoding response regulator transcription factor: MFKLMLIEDDATLFQEIKERLVQWSYDVYGVADFSQVFQEFTVVKPDLVIIDIQLPKFDGFHWCRLIREHSKVPIIFLSSRDHPTDMVMSMQLGADDYIQKPFHFDVLIAKIQAILRRVYNYNTDQITLKTWCGATVDYESNTITYSGASIELTKNEMFILKQLIEQKNKIVSREALIKSLWDDERFISDNTLTVNVNRLRKKLDELGLGHYIETKVGQGYMAVEEA; this comes from the coding sequence TTGTTTAAACTAATGTTAATTGAAGACGATGCGACTTTGTTTCAAGAAATAAAAGAGAGGCTTGTTCAATGGTCGTATGACGTATATGGTGTGGCGGATTTTAGCCAAGTGTTTCAAGAATTTACAGTTGTAAAACCTGATCTTGTGATTATTGATATTCAGTTGCCCAAATTCGATGGCTTTCATTGGTGCCGGTTGATTCGCGAGCATTCCAAGGTTCCGATTATCTTTTTATCGTCACGTGATCACCCGACAGATATGGTGATGTCCATGCAGCTAGGTGCGGATGACTATATTCAAAAGCCCTTTCATTTTGATGTCCTTATCGCAAAAATTCAAGCGATTCTTCGCCGCGTGTACAATTATAATACAGACCAAATTACATTAAAAACATGGTGCGGAGCAACTGTCGATTATGAAAGCAATACGATTACTTATTCTGGAGCTTCAATCGAATTGACAAAGAATGAAATGTTTATTTTAAAACAGCTCATTGAACAAAAAAATAAAATCGTAAGCCGTGAAGCGTTAATCAAAAGTCTATGGGATGACGAACGGTTTATTAGCGACAACACCTTAACAGTCAATGTGAATCGCTTGCGGAAAAAACTGGATGAATTAGGCTTGGGCCATTATATCGAAACGAAAGTGGGACAAGGCTATATGGCTGTAGAAGAGGCGTGA
- a CDS encoding universal stress protein has protein sequence MAYQNIMVAVDGSDAAEAAFNRVLKIAKENEAKLYIAHVVDLRNMATIEFYSPSVDVIDDIKNEREKLLAEYADKAKAQKVDNIETVFRTGNPKLELAVTIPEEYNIDLIVCGATGLNAIGRFLIGSVAEQIVRNATCDVLVVRDN, from the coding sequence ATGGCTTATCAAAATATTATGGTGGCTGTTGATGGTTCTGACGCAGCTGAAGCTGCTTTCAACCGTGTACTTAAAATTGCGAAAGAAAATGAAGCAAAGCTTTACATTGCACATGTAGTAGATCTTAGAAATATGGCAACAATTGAATTCTATTCCCCTTCTGTAGATGTAATCGATGATATAAAAAATGAAAGAGAAAAGCTTCTTGCCGAATATGCTGACAAAGCAAAGGCCCAAAAAGTAGATAACATAGAAACAGTGTTTCGAACGGGGAATCCAAAATTGGAATTAGCTGTCACGATCCCTGAAGAATATAATATTGATTTAATCGTCTGTGGGGCAACAGGCTTAAATGCGATTGGACGGTTTTTAATAGGAAGTGTAGCAGAGCAAATTGTTCGAAACGCGACATGTGATGTCCTTGTTGTTAGAGATAATTAA
- the hpf gene encoding ribosome hibernation-promoting factor, HPF/YfiA family: protein MKFEIRGENITVTDALNDYIKKKLGKIERYFDSEINADVHVRMKVYNSKQTIEVTIPMKGLLLRAEESDQDMYAAIDQVAEKLERQIRKHKTKINRKFRNEGSIKNLFAEAPADKREDAAFEIVRKKSFHLKPMNVEEAILQMNMLGHSFFIFSNAETNDTNVVYKRKDGKYALIETE, encoded by the coding sequence ATGAAGTTTGAGATCCGCGGTGAAAACATTACAGTAACAGATGCTTTGAATGATTATATTAAGAAAAAATTAGGAAAGATTGAACGCTATTTCGATTCTGAAATCAATGCTGATGTGCATGTGAGGATGAAAGTTTACAATAGCAAACAGACGATTGAGGTTACCATCCCAATGAAGGGTTTATTGCTTCGTGCTGAAGAAAGCGATCAAGATATGTATGCGGCGATTGATCAGGTGGCTGAAAAGCTCGAAAGGCAAATCCGTAAACATAAAACAAAAATTAATCGCAAGTTTCGCAATGAAGGAAGCATTAAAAACCTTTTTGCAGAGGCACCAGCTGATAAACGCGAAGATGCAGCATTTGAAATTGTCCGCAAGAAAAGCTTTCATTTAAAGCCGATGAACGTTGAGGAAGCCATCTTGCAAATGAATATGCTTGGGCATAGCTTCTTTATATTTTCGAATGCTGAAACAAATGATACAAATGTTGTTTACAAAAGGAAAGATGGGAAATACGCACTCATTGAAACAGAATAA